The genomic region TCATCTAACTCTTCGACTTCATCTAGTTCTTCGACTTCATCTAGTTCTTCGACTTCATCTAGTTCTTCAGTTTGTGCATTAACCGGGGACACAATTCCATTGTTCTTATTATTTTGATTTAGTAGGCTTTTTAGTAGTTCTTCAATCTTTACTAAATCCAGGTTTGAGTCTTGACTATATTTATGTGTTAATACGTCAACAATCTCTGTAATACTACTATCAATTAGTTCATTTATCTCTTCTCTATCTTTTCTTTTTATATGTCCAAGACTTTTATTTAAATTCTTTTTTATAACTACTTCTTTTCTTGCAAATTTTTTCTTCCAAACTAATGGGTCACCTTCTCTTGAATTAATAAAATCTTTAATAGCGTTAATTTGAAACATCTTTATCTGTTTTCTAGCTTTACTCAATGGGGTTGGGATTAGACTCAATAACCAGAAAAATAAGACTATTAATACTAAAAAAGAGGATAGAACTAATATGATTTTGTCAATTTCAGGTAATAACAACTTATCACTATTAAATATATATATGCTATTTTTTCTTGATACAGCTAAAAATTCATTACCTTCATCAGTAATACCAATTGGGGTTATTTCAGTAGAGGTATTCATCACTGTATTTAGTGTTTCTTCCAATTTATGATCATATTTCCTGGTAAGTCCCAGAATAAATTTATTATTATTTGTCAACTTGAGGTAAATTGATCCTATAGCACTATTACTTTGAACTATATATGTTTGTAGATCGCGTATAGAGACACCCAATACGGCAGTACCTTTATAAATATCCAAACTATCGATTATTGGATAACAGAACAATATTAATTGCTTATTTTCATCAGTGCTGATGTGATAGCTTTCTTCTGGATCAGACATCACATCCTTACTGGATAGACTAGGTTCGATAGCTTCCCACTTTTTATATATGCGGTCATAAGCTGTTTCACGAAGTAAGTCAGAATTGACTGTTGAAAAATGTATAGATTCCCCATCTTTATCTATAATTCTTATATAAGAAACACCATCAACTAGATCTTTGAATGATTGACTTAAAGTAAAAGATCTATTTATATCTAATCTTTTTTGTTGAGTATCAAAAGTATTAACAACCCAATCGTCTTTTAGATATTCCTGAAAAGATTTGGACTTTTCTGAAAAATACTGATCAAGTATGACTTCAAACTGATCTAATCTTTTATTGTAGTCATTTATAACCTTCTGATTATAGAATTGTGATTCTACATAGTTGAAAATACTCTCATTAAAAAATAGAGCTGCGAAAGAGAGTATTATTATAGAACTAAATAAAGATATTGAAATCTTAAGACTTGAAGACAAGTTATCACCTACTCAATAATTATTATAATTATCGGTAAAAAATCTAAATAAGCAAAAAAAAAGCTGCCCGTAGGCAGCTCTTTATGCTTCTTCCTTAACTTTTCGTTCAACAAGCTCAAGAATTACCACTTCTGCAGCATCTCCCTGACGTTGTCCTAGTTTAAGGATTCTAGTATAACCCCCTGGTCTTTCTGTAAACCTAGGAGCAATATCTGTAAATAATTTTGCAAGAATTGCTTTATCAGTTATTCTTTTTGCTACAATTCTTCTATTATGAACACTATCAACTTTTGCTCTAGTGATCATTTTTTCAGCGTCACGTCTAACTTCTTTAGCTTTCGCCTGAGTAGTCTTTATTCTTTCATTCTTAAAAAGAGACATGACCATATTTCGCTTTAATGCCTTCCTGTGGCTTGCCTTTCTCCCAAGACGGTTAAAACCTTTCCTGTGATTCATTGATCTATTCCTTTTTTCCGAGTTTCAATGAGTTTTTGAGGACGCTCTCGTCAGTTATACCAAGACTTAAACCTCTTTCTTTTAACTTCATTTTAATCTCTTCAAGAGACTTTTTACCGAAGTTTCTTGTTTTGGCGATCTCATCTTCAGTTTTCTTGATCAGATCACCAATAGTTTCAATCTTAGCATTCTTAAGACAATTACTTGATCTAACTGTAAGTTCCAATTCCTCAACAGGTGTACTTAACAAGGCATCAAGAGCTTCCTGTTCCTCATCAACTTCTTCATCACCCATGATTTCATCTTCATCAAAATTAATAAAGATTGTAAAATGCTCCTTAGCAATTTTGGCTGCTTCAGCCAAAGCATCTTCAGGAGCAATAGTTCCATCAGTAAAGATCTCTAAAGTTAACTTATCGTAGTCAGCACGTTGTCCAACTCGAGTATCCTCAACTTGATATTTTACCCGTTTAACAGGAGAGAAAATGGCGTCCATCGGGATCGTACCAATAATATCTATGTACTTTTCGTTCAATTCAGAAGGAACATATCCACGTCCTAAATCAACTTGAATCTCCATTTGTACATGAGCATCTTCCATAAGTGTTGCAATAACTAAATCTTTAGATACAACAGTAACACCATCTTTCTCTAAGTCTGAACCTAAAATAGCTCCAGCACCTTTTTTTTCAATCACAATTGTCTTTTGCTCTTCATCTTCACCAAGAGCAATCTGCAAATGCTTCAAGTTTGAAATTATTTGAGGTGTATCCTCTACAACATCAGGTATAGCTTCGAATTCAGATGAAATAACATGTGGTGTACCTTCAGAATCGTAACTAGTCACATGAATTGCAGAAACAGCATACCCTTGTATGGAAGACAGTAGAATTCTTCTTAAAGAATTCCCTATTGTTGTACCGTATCCCCTTTCGAAAGGATAAGCTATGAACTTACCATAATTGGAATTCAACTCACCATGTTCGAAAGTTAGTCCTTTAGGTCGTTTGAATCCTTTTAAAAGGTTTTTACGCGCCATTTATACTCCTCTGCCTTACTTTTATACTCTTCGACTCTTACGAGGTCGACAACCATTATGTGGAATAGGTGTTATATCCCTGATGCTTTTCACTCTAAGACCTAAAGCACCTAATGATCGGATAGCAGACTCTCGTCCTACACCTGGTCCTTTCACATAAACATGAACGTCTCTAAGACCGAAATCTTTCGCTCTTGTAGCTGCAGCTTCGGCTGTAGTCTGTGCGGCATAAGGAGTAGACTTCTTAGCTCCCTTGAATCCTAAAGATCCAGCACTTGCCCAGGAAATTGCATTTCCTTTCATATCAGCGACGGTAACAATTGTATTATTGAAGGTAGCTTGAATAAAAACTTGTCCTTCAACAACCGTCTTTTTGTCTTTTTTCTTCTTAACCTTAGCCAATGGAAAAAACCTCCATCTTATTTCTTTTTGTTAGCAACAGTTTTCTTTTTACCCTTACGAGTTCTGGCATTAGTTTTAGTTCTCTGCCCTCGTAATGGTAATCCTCTTCTGTGTCGTAGTCCTCTATAGCAACCAATATCCATTAATCTCTTAATATTTAGTGCTACTTCAGATCGAAGACGACCTTCTACAGTATAATCATTTTCAATGATCTTTCGTAAATCATTGACTTGATCATTAGTAAGATCCTTTGTTCTTGACATAGGATCCAATTTTGTTGCTTCACAAATTTTCTTTGCTGAAGTCCGTCCTATACCATAAATATAGGTTAACGCAATTTCCAGCGGTTTGTTTGGTAAATCAATACCAGCAATACGAGCCATCTAGAATGCCCCCTTACTTCTGTCTTTGTTTGTGCTTTGGATTTTCGCAAATTATTCTAACAACTCCACGTCGACGAATAATTTTACACTTATCACAAATCGGCTTTACACTAACACGTACCTTCATACTATTTCTCCCTTAGAGATTCCTGGATCTCAACTTACCTTTTTTTGTCAAACCATCATGATGATGCATTCGTAAATGTCCCTCTATTTGACTCATTGTATCTAGGTCTACGCCAACCATAATCAACAACGAAGTACCACCCATTAAATAGGCTACTTGAGTTGGAAACCCAAATACACTTTGCACGATAGAAGGTACAATTGCTATAAAAGCCAAAAACAATGATCCAGGAAGAATTATCCTGTTAAGGATTCTTGTCAGGTATTCCTCTATCTTTTCACTTCTAATACCTGGTATTGTTCCACCATTCTCACGAATTTGCTTAGCAATCTCTAATGGATTCAAACTAACCTGAGTATAAAAATAAGCGAAAAAGATAATCAATAATGTATAAATGACCATATACGTAATTCCACCAGGTTGTAACCAAGTGTAAACAGTCCTTAACCATTTATACTGGACTCCTAAGTTATTAGCGATCTGTAATGGAAATGTCATTACAGATGAAGCAAAAATAACAGGAATTACACCAGAAGGATTTATTTTGAAAGGTATATAGGTGTTTTGTCCCCCATACATCTTTCTACCAACTATCCTTTTAGCATAATTCACAGGAATCTTTCTCTGTCCCTGCTGCTCATATATTACCAGTGCTATAACACCGATAAACATAACAAAAACTAGTAGAACAAAAACAAGGTTCAAACGATTTTCTCGAATTGCTCTGATAAGAACATAAATTCCATTTGGCATTCGAGCAACTATACCTGCGAAAATTAATAATGATATTCCATTACCTATCCCGCGTTGGTTAATCTGTTCCCCTAACCACATCAAGAACACTGTTCCAGTTGTTACTGTCAACATTGCTATTATTGTGTATTCCGTTCTACCTATTGTTAATATATCAGGAATGCTATTAGCATACACGGCAGCGGCATAAGATTGTATCAAAGCTACTACAATTGTACCGTACCGCGTATATCTTTGGACTTTCTTGCGTCCCCCATCCTCTTCAGAGATTTTTCTCAAGGAGGGGAAAGCAAGCATCATAAGCTGCATAATAATAGACGTTGATATATATGGCATTATCCCCAGCATAAATATCGAAAAATTCTTAAACGCTCCACCAGCAAAGAAATCCATATAATCTGCAATTCCTAACCCTGACCCTTGGTGCGTATCAAAATAGTTCTTCAGAGCTGTGGGATTAATCCCGGGAATGGGAAGTGTCCCCCCAATTCTAAAAACAATCAAGACCCCAAGTGTAAAGAGTACTCTGGATCTGAGGTCTTTAATCTTAAAGATGTCGACTAGAGGATTGTTTGCCATTTACCTATCCATTATTCCTTTTCTGTTTTTTCGGAGACAGTTCCGCCTGCGGCAAGAATAGCTTCTTTTGCTGAAGTTGAAATTCTATCCAATTCAACAGTTAGCTTTTTCTTGATTTCGCCGTTACCCAACAACTTAACATCAGTCACACTATTTTTAATTAGTCCAACCTTCTTAAGTGTATCAAGATTAACTTTATCTCCACTCTTAAATCTGTTTTGCAGATCTATGAGATTTATAACAACATACTCTTTCTTGAATCTCGCATTTGAGAAACCTCTCCGAGCAAGTCGTCTATATAAAGGCATCTGACCACCCTCAAAACCAGGTCGTACTTTACCACCTGATCTTGCATTCTGGCCATTACTACCTCGACCGGAAGTCTTACCAACACCTGTTGCCCGACCTCGACCTACGATTTTTTTCTTTTTCGTAGCACCCTTAGGTGCTCGAATCTCGAATTGTGCCATATTATACGATCTCCTCGACTTCTACAAGGTGAGAAATAGAATTTATCATACCCTGTATTGCAGGATTAACTTCTTTTTCAACAACAGATCCAATCTTACCCAATCCGAGAGCTTTTACAGTTCTCTTTTGAGTTTTAATACGACCAATTATCGAACGAACCAATCTTACTCGTACCTTCTTTACTTTCGCTTTAGCCATTGGTTACCCCCACATGTCCTTAATGCTTCTTCCTCGATTGGAAGCAACATTTCTAGCTAAAAGAAGACTACTAAGACCATCAAAAGTTGCCTTAATAATATTCATATTGTTACCAGAACCAAGGGATTTACTGAGGATATCATTGATACCAGCAGCTTCCATAACAGCACGAACGGCACCACCAGCGATAATTCCTGTACCAGGTGCCGCAGGTTTAAGAAGCACGTTAGCACTCTTAAACTCCCCATTAACAATATGAGGAATTGTATTCTTATAGATAGGAACATTAATCATACTTGACTTTGCCTTATCTACTGATTTTCGAATAGCTTCAGTTACGTCATTAGCTTTACCAAATCCATAACCAACTCTACCGTTACCATCACCTACAACCATTAAGGCTGAAAAGCTGAACCTACGTCCACCTTTCACAACCTTAGCTACACGGTTTAGGCGAATCAATTTTTCAACAAATTCATTATCTTTGTTCTGATCCACTCTAAAACCTCCTAGAATTCGATCCCAGCTTTTCGAGCACCATCGGCTACGGCTTTAACTAAACCGTGGTACAAAAAACCATTTCGATCAAAGACTACATTAGATATTTTTTTCTCTAAGAGTCTTTTTCCGATTAACTCTCCTAAAGCTGTCGCCCCTTCTACGTTATGAGCAATTTTTGCATCTTTTTCATAGGAGGACGCAGATACAATGGTTACACCATCAATATCATTTATAACCTGAGCACTAATGTGTTTATTACTCTTAAATACACTAAGTCTTGGTCTGTCAGCAGTTCCAGAGAGTCTGCCTCTGATTCGAAGCTTTCGCTTCGCTCTTCGCTTATTTTTCTCAACAAGTTTCTTCATACTACTCTACCTACTTAACACCGGACTTACCGACTTTTCTACGAATGTGTTCTTCTTCGTACTTGATACCCTTACCTTTGTAAGGTTCTGGTGGTCTAAGTCCTCTGATTTCAGCAGCAACTTGTCCAACCTTCTGTTTATCAATTCCGAGAACAGCAACTTTCGTATTACTGTCGATCTTGACCTCAACACCTTCAGGAACAACATATTCAATTTGAGTAGAGTACCCAAGGTTAAATGTTACAATATTACCTTTAGTCTCTGCTCTGTATCCAACTCCGTTTATTACTAAATTCTTAGTAAAACCTTTAGATACACCTTCGACCATGTTTGCCAAAAGGTTTCTATACAAACCATGATAACTTCGAGAAGGTTTACTATCATCAACTCGATTTACAGTTACAACGTTACCTTCTTGAGCGAAAGTAACATGTGGTTTGTAATCCTGGGAAAGCTTTCCTTTGGGACCTTCTACAGTAAAAAGGTTGTCCCCGAAGGTAACCTTTACACCCTGAGGTAGCTCAATAGGTTTTTTACCAATTCGTGACATTCTAGTCCCCTCTTACCATACAGAACAGATAAGCTCACCGCCCATCTTCTTCTCTGCAGCTTTCTTACCGGTTGTAACCCCTTCCGATGTGGAAATAATTAGAGTTCCAAATCCGTTTAATACTCTAGGCATTTTTTTATAACCTGAGTAAACCCGTCTTCCTGGAGTTGATAATCTTTCAATTCCGTGGATCACTGGATTTTCTTTTACATCATACTTCAAAAACACTCGAATAACATCTTTGTCTTCTGAAGTGATTTTTTTGAAGTTCTTTACATAACCTTCATTTTTCAGAATCTTTACGATTTCCATCTTAATCTTGGAAGGAGTAATATCAACCTTCTCATGAGTTGCAGAAACCGCATTCCGAATTTTTGTCAGCATATCCGCTACTGGATCTGATACTGCCATCTTCGTACTCCTACCAGCTTGATTTTGTTACGCCAGGAATCAGCCCCTCGCTCGCAAGCTTTCTGAAACAGATCCTGCACATCTGAAACTTTCTCATATAACCTCGAGGTCGTCCACAAACGCGGCATCTATTGACCTTTCGAGTGGAGTATTTAGGCTTTCGTAAAGCCTTTACGATCATGGAAGTTTTTGCCATTTTCGTCTCCTATTTCTTAAAAGGCATACCAAGTTTAGCTAATAATTCCTTAGCTTCTTGATCTGTCTTAGCAGTTGTGATTACAGCAACATTTAAGCCGCTTACCTTCTCAATCTTGTCATAATCGATTTCTGGGAAAATAATTTGTTCTGTGATACCCAAGGAGTAATTTCCATGACCATCAAACGCTTTATTATTTACACCACGAAAGTCTTTAACTCGAGGTAGAGCTACATTAATTAGACGATCAAGGAATTCCCACATGATAGTACCTCGTAGAGTTACTTTTGCACCAATTTCCTGACCTTGTCTTACTTTAAACGCCGCTACAGATTTTCGAGCTTTAGTTTTCATAGCCTTTTGACCAGTTATTAGTGAGATTTCAGAAGTAATTGAATCTAATAGCTTCTTATTCTGAATCGCTTCACCAACACCAGCACTAACTACAACTTTCTCGACTCGAGGAATCTGCATAACAGACTTGTAGCTGAATTGTTCTTTCAACTCACCAGCAACTGAATCCTGATATTTCATTTTCAATCGTGGAACACTTGCCATTACAGTACATCCCCCGTCTTCTTACTAAAACGAACCTTCTTACCCTTTTCTGTTTTAAAACCAATTCGAGTGGGTTCACCCTTTTTAGTCATTAAAGCAACATTGGATATATGAAGCGCCGCTTCTATCTCGATTATACCACCCTTTTCTTGGGCAGATTTAGGCTTAACTGTCTTCTTGACTACATTAATGCCTTCGACAACAACACGTTCTTTTTCTCTGTCGATCTTTAAGAT from Spirochaeta cellobiosiphila DSM 17781 harbors:
- a CDS encoding DNA-directed RNA polymerase subunit alpha, giving the protein MARKNLLKGFKRPKGLTFEHGELNSNYGKFIAYPFERGYGTTIGNSLRRILLSSIQGYAVSAIHVTSYDSEGTPHVISSEFEAIPDVVEDTPQIISNLKHLQIALGEDEEQKTIVIEKKGAGAILGSDLEKDGVTVVSKDLVIATLMEDAHVQMEIQVDLGRGYVPSELNEKYIDIIGTIPMDAIFSPVKRVKYQVEDTRVGQRADYDKLTLEIFTDGTIAPEDALAEAAKIAKEHFTIFINFDEDEIMGDEEVDEEQEALDALLSTPVEELELTVRSSNCLKNAKIETIGDLIKKTEDEIAKTRNFGKKSLEEIKMKLKERGLSLGITDESVLKNSLKLGKKE
- the rpsK gene encoding 30S ribosomal protein S11 — its product is MAKVKKKKDKKTVVEGQVFIQATFNNTIVTVADMKGNAISWASAGSLGFKGAKKSTPYAAQTTAEAAATRAKDFGLRDVHVYVKGPGVGRESAIRSLGALGLRVKSIRDITPIPHNGCRPRKSRRV
- the rpsM gene encoding 30S ribosomal protein S13, giving the protein MARIAGIDLPNKPLEIALTYIYGIGRTSAKKICEATKLDPMSRTKDLTNDQVNDLRKIIENDYTVEGRLRSEVALNIKRLMDIGCYRGLRHRRGLPLRGQRTKTNARTRKGKKKTVANKKK
- the rpmJ gene encoding 50S ribosomal protein L36, translated to MKVRVSVKPICDKCKIIRRRGVVRIICENPKHKQRQK
- the secY gene encoding preprotein translocase subunit SecY, which gives rise to MANNPLVDIFKIKDLRSRVLFTLGVLIVFRIGGTLPIPGINPTALKNYFDTHQGSGLGIADYMDFFAGGAFKNFSIFMLGIMPYISTSIIMQLMMLAFPSLRKISEEDGGRKKVQRYTRYGTIVVALIQSYAAAVYANSIPDILTIGRTEYTIIAMLTVTTGTVFLMWLGEQINQRGIGNGISLLIFAGIVARMPNGIYVLIRAIRENRLNLVFVLLVFVMFIGVIALVIYEQQGQRKIPVNYAKRIVGRKMYGGQNTYIPFKINPSGVIPVIFASSVMTFPLQIANNLGVQYKWLRTVYTWLQPGGITYMVIYTLLIIFFAYFYTQVSLNPLEIAKQIRENGGTIPGIRSEKIEEYLTRILNRIILPGSLFLAFIAIVPSIVQSVFGFPTQVAYLMGGTSLLIMVGVDLDTMSQIEGHLRMHHHDGLTKKGKLRSRNL
- the rplO gene encoding 50S ribosomal protein L15 — protein: MAQFEIRAPKGATKKKKIVGRGRATGVGKTSGRGSNGQNARSGGKVRPGFEGGQMPLYRRLARRGFSNARFKKEYVVINLIDLQNRFKSGDKVNLDTLKKVGLIKNSVTDVKLLGNGEIKKKLTVELDRISTSAKEAILAAGGTVSEKTEKE
- the rpmD gene encoding 50S ribosomal protein L30; this encodes MAKAKVKKVRVRLVRSIIGRIKTQKRTVKALGLGKIGSVVEKEVNPAIQGMINSISHLVEVEEIV
- the rpsE gene encoding 30S ribosomal protein S5; the protein is MDQNKDNEFVEKLIRLNRVAKVVKGGRRFSFSALMVVGDGNGRVGYGFGKANDVTEAIRKSVDKAKSSMINVPIYKNTIPHIVNGEFKSANVLLKPAAPGTGIIAGGAVRAVMEAAGINDILSKSLGSGNNMNIIKATFDGLSSLLLARNVASNRGRSIKDMWG
- the rplR gene encoding 50S ribosomal protein L18, producing the protein MKKLVEKNKRRAKRKLRIRGRLSGTADRPRLSVFKSNKHISAQVINDIDGVTIVSASSYEKDAKIAHNVEGATALGELIGKRLLEKKISNVVFDRNGFLYHGLVKAVADGARKAGIEF
- the rplF gene encoding 50S ribosomal protein L6, translating into MSRIGKKPIELPQGVKVTFGDNLFTVEGPKGKLSQDYKPHVTFAQEGNVVTVNRVDDSKPSRSYHGLYRNLLANMVEGVSKGFTKNLVINGVGYRAETKGNIVTFNLGYSTQIEYVVPEGVEVKIDSNTKVAVLGIDKQKVGQVAAEIRGLRPPEPYKGKGIKYEEEHIRRKVGKSGVK
- the rpsH gene encoding 30S ribosomal protein S8 translates to MAVSDPVADMLTKIRNAVSATHEKVDITPSKIKMEIVKILKNEGYVKNFKKITSEDKDVIRVFLKYDVKENPVIHGIERLSTPGRRVYSGYKKMPRVLNGFGTLIISTSEGVTTGKKAAEKKMGGELICSVW
- a CDS encoding type Z 30S ribosomal protein S14 — translated: MAKTSMIVKALRKPKYSTRKVNRCRVCGRPRGYMRKFQMCRICFRKLASEGLIPGVTKSSW
- the rplE gene encoding 50S ribosomal protein L5, producing MASVPRLKMKYQDSVAGELKEQFSYKSVMQIPRVEKVVVSAGVGEAIQNKKLLDSITSEISLITGQKAMKTKARKSVAAFKVRQGQEIGAKVTLRGTIMWEFLDRLINVALPRVKDFRGVNNKAFDGHGNYSLGITEQIIFPEIDYDKIEKVSGLNVAVITTAKTDQEAKELLAKLGMPFKK
- the rplX gene encoding 50S ribosomal protein L24: MAVKTKLKKNDMVKVLSGKDKGKTGKILKIDREKERVVVEGINVVKKTVKPKSAQEKGGIIEIEAALHISNVALMTKKGEPTRIGFKTEKGKKVRFSKKTGDVL